A window of Gemmatimonadota bacterium contains these coding sequences:
- a CDS encoding YhbY family RNA-binding protein, translating into MTMTGKERAALRSECNRLRPTVHVGTEGLSNTVTEALDDALRTRELVKVQLNKTADMSAKDAARQLAGRVKAEVIQTIGKTATFYRMNPQLKRKAGVPPWRE; encoded by the coding sequence ATGACGATGACCGGGAAGGAACGCGCCGCGCTGCGGTCGGAGTGCAATCGCCTGCGCCCCACGGTGCATGTGGGGACGGAGGGGCTCTCCAACACGGTGACGGAGGCGCTCGACGACGCGCTCCGCACGCGCGAGCTCGTGAAGGTGCAGCTCAACAAGACCGCCGACATGTCGGCGAAGGACGCGGCGCGCCAGCTCGCGGGGCGCGTGAAGGCCGAGGTGATCCAGACCATCGGCAAGACGGCGACCTTCTATCGCATGAACCCGCAACTCAAGCGGAAGGCCGGCGTCCCGCCCTGGCGCGAGTGA
- a CDS encoding isoprenylcysteine carboxylmethyltransferase family protein — MLFRNRGWLPVPFLLIPLLAPGAMSMQMTVSGAILMVLGEAWRMWGVATAGTVTRRRSRDVQKLVNHGPFAWSRNPLYVGNFLIWMGVITISGVLWFLPVAILLFAVEYFYIVRYEEGVLESIFGKEYLEYKQRTPRWIPTPPSGGSAGEFYWAEAWRSEISTFGQYAIILGLFWAKMRYFPGGVMHL; from the coding sequence GTGCTCTTCCGCAATCGCGGCTGGCTCCCGGTCCCGTTCCTGCTCATCCCGCTGCTCGCACCGGGCGCGATGTCGATGCAGATGACGGTCTCGGGCGCGATCCTCATGGTGCTCGGCGAGGCCTGGCGCATGTGGGGCGTCGCGACCGCCGGCACCGTGACCCGCCGCCGCTCGCGCGACGTGCAGAAGCTCGTGAACCACGGCCCCTTCGCCTGGAGCCGGAACCCGCTCTACGTCGGCAACTTCCTCATCTGGATGGGCGTGATCACCATCTCGGGCGTGCTCTGGTTCCTGCCGGTCGCGATCCTGCTCTTCGCGGTGGAGTACTTCTACATCGTGCGCTACGAGGAGGGCGTCCTCGAGAGCATCTTCGGGAAGGAGTACCTCGAGTACAAGCAGCGCACGCCGCGCTGGATCCCCACCCCGCCGTCCGGCGGGAGCGCCGGCGAGTTCTATTGGGCGGAGGCGTGGCGCTCGGAGATCTCGACCTTCGGGCAGTACGCGATCATCCTGGGGCTCTTCTGGGCGAAGATGCGGTACTTCCCCGGCGGAGTGATGCATCTCTGA
- a CDS encoding AI-2E family transporter: MKRGVAASGVVFGTVLLLLLIAAWTGPTLATQSRELKTKLPEAVATLERWMAARQPALLDLVAPPDTGVAAAVDAAEAASSAAAPEGGRLIGAMADHAPAVSKLAFGVLQSTIAVLGASVLVVFLAVYIAADPDTYRQGLLLMIPHERRDRFGELLTALGGALRTWFATQLIAMGVIGVVTTIILAVIGVPAALPLGVLAGLFEFIPNVGPTLSAIPAILMGLTDSPRMALVVVGVYWLIQFLENNLLIPYLMKEQLDLPPALTLVTQVVMAYVFGFLGLFVAIPLLATVFVGVRMFWVEDDLPPLPTVEWPAARRTQMLAMMSALPDLEEPDQK; encoded by the coding sequence GTGAAGCGCGGCGTCGCGGCCTCCGGGGTCGTCTTCGGCACCGTTCTCCTCCTGCTCCTCATCGCCGCCTGGACGGGCCCGACCCTCGCGACGCAGTCGCGCGAGCTGAAGACCAAGCTTCCGGAGGCCGTCGCCACACTCGAGCGGTGGATGGCCGCGCGCCAGCCGGCGCTCCTCGATCTCGTCGCCCCGCCCGACACCGGAGTGGCGGCCGCGGTCGACGCTGCCGAGGCCGCGAGCTCCGCCGCCGCGCCAGAGGGCGGCCGACTCATCGGCGCGATGGCCGACCACGCCCCCGCCGTCTCCAAGCTCGCCTTCGGCGTGCTGCAGTCCACCATCGCCGTCCTCGGCGCCTCGGTCCTCGTCGTCTTCCTCGCCGTCTACATCGCCGCCGACCCCGATACCTACCGGCAGGGCCTGCTGCTGATGATCCCGCATGAGCGGCGCGACCGCTTCGGCGAGCTCCTCACCGCGCTCGGCGGCGCGCTCCGCACCTGGTTCGCCACGCAGCTCATCGCGATGGGCGTCATCGGCGTCGTCACGACCATCATCCTCGCCGTCATCGGCGTCCCGGCCGCGCTCCCGCTCGGCGTGCTCGCCGGACTCTTCGAGTTCATCCCCAACGTCGGCCCCACGCTCAGCGCGATCCCCGCGATCCTCATGGGCCTCACCGACTCGCCCCGCATGGCGCTCGTCGTCGTGGGCGTCTACTGGCTCATCCAGTTCCTCGAGAACAACCTCCTCATCCCGTACCTGATGAAGGAGCAGCTCGACCTGCCGCCGGCCCTCACGCTCGTGACGCAGGTGGTGATGGCCTACGTCTTCGGCTTCCTCGGCCTCTTCGTCGCCATCCCGCTCCTCGCGACGGTCTTCGTCGGCGTGCGGATGTTCTGGGTGGAGGACGACCTCCCGCCGCTCCCGACCGTCGAATGGCCCGCCGCGCGACGGACGCAGATGCTCGCCATGATGTCGGCGCTGCCCGACCTCGAGGAGCCCGACCAGAAGTGA
- a CDS encoding thioredoxin family protein translates to MPASFRLSDAPSMDDTLLDTYQNGWTFDEMVAAATQNVDNYRITRSRAVAAPEYATRVEATGRDWHLLSVTEDWCGDSLNTLPWVDALAESSPRLSHRLIRRDEHLPLMDAHLTNGRTRSIPIVILLDDQFVERAWWGPRPAEMQAWFESAEAQALSKDERYKVLRTRYARDRGKAIMNELVAMIETAASQTVVADSATVHAAPQA, encoded by the coding sequence ATGCCCGCCTCATTCCGCCTGAGCGATGCTCCATCCATGGACGACACGCTCCTCGACACCTATCAGAACGGCTGGACGTTCGACGAGATGGTGGCCGCGGCCACGCAGAACGTCGACAACTATCGCATCACCCGCTCGCGCGCCGTCGCGGCCCCGGAGTACGCCACGCGCGTCGAGGCCACCGGCCGTGACTGGCACCTGCTGAGCGTCACCGAGGACTGGTGCGGTGACAGCCTCAACACGCTGCCCTGGGTCGATGCGCTCGCCGAGAGCTCGCCGCGGCTCTCCCACCGCCTCATCCGGCGCGACGAGCACCTGCCGCTCATGGATGCGCACCTCACGAATGGGCGCACCCGTTCCATCCCCATCGTGATCCTGCTCGACGACCAGTTCGTGGAGCGCGCCTGGTGGGGACCGCGTCCCGCCGAGATGCAGGCCTGGTTCGAAAGCGCCGAGGCGCAGGCGTTGTCGAAGGACGAGCGCTACAAGGTGCTGCGCACGCGCTATGCGCGGGACCGCGGCAAGGCGATCATGAACGAGCTCGTCGCGATGATCGAGACCGCCGCGAGTCAGACGGTCGTCGCGGACTCCGCCACGGTGCACGCCGCGCCCCAGGCGTAG
- a CDS encoding ChaN family lipoprotein: MPASQATAGYAAHRVYDTKKKRFIDFESMAASLARADIVFLGEQHDDPRTHQLQAAALDAIARRRTGPIVLALEMFERDAQPSLDAYLAGTRSEADFLAAARPWPNYQADYRPLVEYARAKGWPVVGGNVPRRLASVVARRGLAALDSLPATDRAFIAKDLKCPRDAYWDRFKATMGDMSGHGMQLSPEQADQMVWRTYEAQCVKDETMGEAVAAAHLERRALVIHANGSFHSDYRFGTAERAKWRAPSARIAVVSFVPVPDLDTVDARAQRKLGDYVVFTLATPKPAPAAASTP; the protein is encoded by the coding sequence GTGCCAGCCTCCCAAGCGACCGCGGGCTATGCCGCCCACCGCGTCTACGACACCAAGAAGAAGCGGTTCATCGACTTCGAGTCGATGGCCGCCTCCCTCGCCCGCGCCGACATCGTCTTCCTCGGCGAACAGCACGACGACCCGCGCACCCATCAGCTCCAGGCGGCGGCGCTCGACGCGATCGCGCGACGCCGCACCGGCCCGATCGTGCTCGCCCTCGAGATGTTCGAGCGCGACGCGCAGCCGAGCCTCGACGCGTACCTCGCGGGGACCCGCTCCGAGGCCGACTTCCTCGCCGCGGCGCGTCCCTGGCCGAACTACCAGGCCGACTACCGTCCGCTCGTCGAGTACGCCCGCGCCAAGGGCTGGCCGGTCGTCGGTGGCAACGTGCCGCGTCGCCTCGCCTCGGTCGTCGCGCGCCGCGGCCTCGCGGCGCTCGATTCGCTCCCGGCGACCGACCGCGCGTTCATTGCGAAGGACCTCAAGTGCCCTCGCGACGCCTATTGGGACCGCTTCAAGGCCACGATGGGCGACATGAGCGGCCACGGGATGCAGCTCTCGCCCGAGCAGGCGGACCAGATGGTGTGGCGCACCTACGAGGCGCAGTGCGTGAAGGACGAGACGATGGGCGAGGCCGTCGCGGCCGCTCATCTCGAGCGGCGCGCACTCGTCATCCACGCCAACGGATCCTTCCACTCGGACTACCGCTTCGGCACGGCCGAGCGGGCCAAGTGGCGCGCGCCGTCGGCGCGGATCGCGGTGGTGAGCTTCGTGCCGGTCCCCGACCTCGATACGGTCGATGCCCGCGCGCAGCGGAAGCTCGGCGACTACGTCGTCTTCACGCTCGCCACGCCGAAGCCGGCGCCGGCCGCGGCCTCGACGCCCTGA
- a CDS encoding serine hydrolase, translated as MSADRLTTVDRVVRRGITAGAYPGASVVVGRKGYAVWQKGYGRLGWTTTSPAVVPEESIYDLASLTKVIATTTAAMILYDEGKLDLKAPVQRYLPEFTGDMKDQVTIEHLLTHRSGLAPGRQLWKTARTPAEAKQQVLESRLQQRPGALYNYSDLGPDILGWVIERISGQSLDQFTESRIFAPLGMDDTGWRPARALVPRIAPTEVTPPRGYPVRGEVADESAFALGGIAGHAGLFGTATDLSVFAQMMINGGEYEGTRIVKEETVRLFTTEVQDHRALGWEVAAGERGAGEYLSHNAFGHTGYTGTSIWIDPDRDLFVILLTNRVHAARARRPGIIIADVRHDLADAAALAVTDEPLLRQVAWPRTFRVDQAADWTRGRPLPKRPTTKAKRK; from the coding sequence ATGTCCGCGGATCGCCTCACCACCGTTGACCGGGTCGTCCGCCGCGGCATCACCGCCGGCGCCTACCCCGGGGCATCCGTCGTGGTCGGGCGAAAGGGCTACGCCGTCTGGCAGAAGGGCTACGGCCGGCTCGGTTGGACCACCACCAGCCCCGCCGTCGTCCCGGAAGAGAGCATCTACGACCTCGCCTCCCTCACGAAGGTCATCGCCACCACCACCGCCGCGATGATCCTCTACGACGAGGGCAAGCTCGACCTCAAGGCCCCCGTCCAGCGCTACCTGCCCGAGTTCACCGGGGACATGAAGGACCAGGTGACCATCGAGCACCTCCTCACGCACCGCTCCGGCCTCGCGCCCGGGCGGCAGCTGTGGAAGACCGCCCGCACCCCCGCCGAGGCCAAGCAACAGGTCCTCGAGTCGCGCCTCCAGCAGCGCCCCGGAGCCCTCTACAACTATTCCGACCTCGGTCCTGACATCCTCGGCTGGGTCATCGAACGCATCAGCGGCCAGTCCCTCGACCAGTTCACCGAGTCGCGCATCTTCGCGCCGCTCGGGATGGACGACACCGGCTGGCGTCCGGCGCGCGCGCTCGTCCCGCGCATCGCCCCCACCGAGGTCACGCCCCCGCGCGGCTATCCCGTGCGCGGCGAGGTCGCCGACGAGTCGGCCTTCGCGCTCGGCGGCATCGCCGGACACGCCGGCCTCTTCGGCACCGCGACCGACCTGAGCGTCTTCGCGCAGATGATGATCAACGGCGGCGAGTACGAGGGCACCCGGATCGTGAAGGAGGAGACGGTGCGCCTCTTCACCACCGAGGTGCAGGACCATCGGGCCCTCGGCTGGGAGGTCGCCGCCGGGGAGCGTGGGGCCGGCGAGTACCTGAGCCACAATGCCTTCGGGCACACCGGCTACACCGGCACCTCGATCTGGATCGACCCCGACCGCGACCTCTTCGTGATCCTCCTGACCAACCGCGTGCACGCGGCGCGTGCGCGACGGCCGGGGATCATCATCGCCGACGTGCGGCATGACCTCGCCGACGCCGCGGCACTGGCCGTCACCGACGAACCGCTCCTGCGCCAGGTCGCGTGGCCGCGTACCTTCCGGGTGGATCAGGCCGCGGACTGGACGCGCGGCCGCCCTCTCCCCAAGCGTCCCACGACGAAGGCGAAGCGGAAGTGA
- a CDS encoding metal-sulfur cluster assembly factor, producing the protein MTDTAEPTGALGAPGAVSEDQVKLALRRVKDPELNLNILDLGLIYAIKVEGNDVSIDMSLTSPGCPSGPEIMTEAEAQLKAMPGVGNVAMNLVWSPPWTPDRIEPRVRAYLGF; encoded by the coding sequence GTGACCGACACAGCAGAACCGACGGGTGCGCTTGGCGCGCCGGGCGCCGTCTCCGAGGACCAGGTCAAGCTCGCGCTGCGCCGCGTGAAGGACCCCGAGCTCAACCTCAACATCCTCGACCTCGGCCTCATCTACGCCATCAAGGTCGAGGGGAACGACGTGAGCATCGACATGTCACTCACCTCGCCCGGCTGTCCGTCCGGCCCCGAGATCATGACCGAGGCCGAGGCGCAGCTGAAGGCGATGCCGGGCGTCGGCAACGTGGCGATGAACCTCGTCTGGTCGCCGCCCTGGACGCCGGACCGGATCGAGCCGCGGGTGAGGGCGTATCTAGGATTCTAG
- a CDS encoding ferredoxin family protein codes for MPYVITEACINTKDKSCVDVCPVDCIYEGPEMLYIQPDECIDCGACEPECPVTAIFPEEDVPANMKQYVQINRDAFKKDPKPGRPTR; via the coding sequence ATGCCGTACGTGATCACCGAAGCCTGCATCAACACCAAGGACAAGTCCTGCGTGGACGTCTGCCCGGTGGACTGCATCTACGAGGGTCCCGAGATGCTCTACATCCAGCCGGATGAGTGCATCGACTGCGGCGCCTGCGAGCCGGAGTGCCCGGTGACGGCGATCTTCCCGGAGGAGGACGTGCCGGCGAACATGAAGCAGTACGTGCAGATCAACCGCGACGCGTTCAAGAAGGATCCGAAGCCGGGGCGGCCGACGCGCTAG
- a CDS encoding M23 family metallopeptidase, whose product MRSVLILGLCTLLAACSGARADARPRPLTDAEYLRSRDLMVPVHGVKRGALRDTYSAPRSGGRAHLALDIMARKGTRVVAADDGIILRITRNELGGKVIYLSDPARRFVYYYAHLDEWKYGLAEGQRVHRGQLLGTVGTTGNAPANAPHLHFQLMRMGAGGRYWSGEPINPIPYLRRTGRER is encoded by the coding sequence ATGCGCTCAGTCCTCATCCTCGGCTTGTGCACCCTGTTGGCCGCCTGCAGCGGCGCGCGCGCCGACGCACGGCCGCGCCCGCTGACGGACGCCGAGTACCTCCGCTCGCGCGACCTGATGGTGCCGGTGCATGGCGTGAAGCGCGGCGCGCTCCGCGACACCTACAGTGCGCCACGCAGCGGCGGGCGCGCGCATCTCGCGCTCGACATCATGGCGCGCAAGGGGACGCGCGTCGTCGCGGCCGATGACGGGATCATCCTGCGGATCACGCGCAACGAGCTCGGTGGCAAGGTGATCTACCTGAGCGACCCGGCGCGGCGATTCGTGTACTATTACGCGCACCTCGACGAGTGGAAGTACGGACTCGCCGAAGGGCAGCGCGTGCACCGCGGCCAACTCCTCGGGACGGTGGGCACGACGGGGAACGCCCCCGCGAACGCGCCGCACCTGCACTTCCAGCTCATGCGGATGGGCGCGGGCGGCCGCTACTGGAGCGGCGAGCCGATCAACCCCATCCCCTACCTCCGACGCACGGGACGAGAACGATGA
- a CDS encoding alpha/beta fold hydrolase, with translation MIVRTAFGPVGHDEAGAGEPVLWLHGYPLDRALWAPQLADPAPGFRYLAPDHPGFGESARIASTTLDAWADWAVAFLDALGVGRAVVGGLSMGGYLALAIWRRHPDRVRALLLADTRAGADSAEVRAKRDEMKMVLLSQGVGAVADRLITGMVGKTTRAQRPELVDQLDAMMRRSSVDAVSDAREVLLGRPDATPTLGTISVPTLIVCGDEDVLTPVAESRALQAAIPGSRLEVIAGAGHVSNFEAPAVFNRLLKAYLTATIRTGPT, from the coding sequence ATGATCGTCCGGACCGCGTTCGGCCCCGTCGGCCACGACGAGGCGGGGGCCGGCGAGCCGGTGCTCTGGTTGCACGGCTATCCGCTCGATCGCGCGCTCTGGGCGCCGCAGCTTGCCGACCCCGCGCCCGGGTTCCGGTACCTCGCGCCCGACCATCCCGGATTCGGCGAGAGCGCGCGCATCGCGTCCACCACGCTCGACGCGTGGGCCGATTGGGCGGTCGCGTTCCTCGATGCCCTCGGGGTCGGCCGCGCAGTGGTCGGCGGCCTCTCCATGGGCGGGTATCTCGCGCTGGCGATCTGGCGCCGGCACCCTGATCGCGTCCGCGCGCTCCTCCTCGCCGACACGCGCGCCGGGGCCGACAGCGCCGAGGTGCGCGCCAAGCGCGACGAGATGAAGATGGTCCTGCTCTCGCAGGGCGTCGGCGCGGTCGCCGATCGCCTCATCACCGGCATGGTCGGCAAGACCACGCGCGCGCAGCGCCCCGAACTCGTCGACCAACTCGACGCGATGATGCGCCGCAGCAGCGTGGACGCCGTGAGCGACGCGCGCGAGGTCCTCCTCGGCCGCCCGGACGCCACGCCGACCCTGGGGACCATCAGCGTGCCGACGCTCATCGTCTGCGGGGACGAGGATGTGCTCACGCCGGTCGCCGAGTCGCGGGCGCTCCAGGCCGCGATCCCGGGGAGTCGGCTCGAGGTCATCGCCGGTGCCGGCCACGTGAGCAACTTCGAGGCGCCAGCGGTGTTCAACCGCTTGCTCAAAGCCTACTTGACGGCCACCATTCGGACTGGCCCAACCTGA
- a CDS encoding ribonuclease D: protein MTRAATPTATYLDTDAAVERWLASVRKSAILALDTEGASFHRFIDRVYLVQLSTRDQHAIIDPLPITAPALLGEMVEDPKVEIVFHDADYDLRLLRQDYGWQVRNVFDTRIAAQLLGIKAFGLAALLERSFGLKLDKKHQRADWSMRPLTADMLDYAAQDTMHLLGLRDILHGELQAKGRLAWAQEEFLRLEQIGWAADDPSNAFLKVKGARDLTRRELAIFKELVIWRDATALKLDRATFRVVSNEVLFDAVRALPTTKDALGKLKGMPRGILERAADEILAAIARGQEVAEADLPRFPKSARWDRDPEFDHKVGALKSVRDEAATRLDLDPGVLCSRDRMEQVARLLPSEVAALEAIPEFRKWQIAELGAGFVKALGPWRKKESPYREEEG from the coding sequence GTGACGCGCGCCGCCACGCCCACCGCGACCTACCTCGACACGGATGCCGCCGTCGAGCGCTGGCTCGCGTCCGTTCGGAAGTCCGCGATCCTCGCGCTCGATACCGAAGGGGCGAGCTTCCACCGCTTCATCGACCGAGTCTACCTGGTCCAGTTGAGCACCCGCGACCAGCATGCGATCATCGATCCGCTGCCGATCACAGCGCCCGCGCTGCTCGGCGAGATGGTCGAGGACCCGAAGGTCGAGATCGTCTTCCACGACGCCGACTACGACCTGCGCCTGCTCCGGCAGGATTACGGCTGGCAGGTGCGCAACGTGTTCGACACGCGCATCGCGGCGCAGCTGCTCGGCATCAAGGCCTTCGGGCTCGCGGCGCTGCTCGAGCGGTCGTTCGGGCTCAAGCTCGACAAGAAGCACCAGCGCGCCGACTGGTCGATGCGGCCGCTCACCGCGGACATGCTCGACTACGCGGCGCAGGACACGATGCACCTCCTCGGCCTGCGCGACATCCTGCACGGCGAGCTGCAGGCGAAGGGCCGACTCGCGTGGGCGCAGGAGGAATTCCTCCGGCTCGAGCAGATCGGGTGGGCCGCGGACGACCCGTCGAACGCGTTCCTGAAGGTGAAGGGCGCGCGCGACCTCACGCGCCGCGAGCTCGCGATCTTCAAGGAGCTCGTGATCTGGCGCGATGCGACGGCGCTCAAGCTCGACCGCGCGACCTTCCGCGTGGTGAGCAACGAGGTGCTGTTCGACGCGGTCCGCGCGCTCCCGACCACGAAGGACGCGCTCGGCAAGCTGAAGGGGATGCCGCGCGGGATCCTCGAGCGCGCCGCGGACGAGATCCTCGCCGCGATCGCGCGCGGCCAGGAGGTCGCCGAGGCGGACCTGCCGCGCTTCCCCAAGTCGGCGCGCTGGGACCGCGATCCGGAGTTCGACCACAAGGTCGGCGCGCTCAAGTCCGTGCGCGACGAGGCCGCGACGCGGCTCGACCTCGATCCCGGGGTGCTCTGTTCGCGTGACCGGATGGAGCAGGTCGCGCGATTGCTGCCGAGCGAGGTCGCGGCACTGGAGGCGATCCCGGAGTTCCGGAAATGGCAGATCGCGGAACTCGGTGCGGGCTTCGTGAAGGCGCTGGGGCCCTGGCGGAAGAAGGAGTCGCCGTACAGGGAGGAAGAAGGTTGA
- a CDS encoding xanthine dehydrogenase family protein molybdopterin-binding subunit: MTEPKRRFIKTTVEVEGRTEERVVEVPAFEPEPWGPDAPLTHVGARARRADGMRKATGNPGYTTDLRRPHQAYAAIVRATTPRGKVTEIDVSAARAHPGVLDVIVHADVPPRTRLFFPDITYVGQPIAAVCAESQEAADAAARLVRATVETAAFAVTVEQALAAGPVRPRIESNLAGGKPEISERGDVTAALAAAEVVITREITTPCALHSAMEPHAAVAEWEGGKLTIWESTQGIFRVRDNVAKALGVPLTDVRVICEAMGGGFGAKNFAGAHTYIAAVLARRLGRPVMCAVDREGEQIDTGNRPSSWQKVTLGATKDGRLVAIDLEARVPLGVGGMEGGPSGIFRELYACPNVRTHETFTYVNTAAMAAFRAPGHAEGSVALELAMNALAKELALDPLLLRTRNLATRDQRKDRPYTGNRLAECYAEGARRFGWDGRAALKPRAKHLKRGFGVAAQVWATGGGPPCYCTVRFNNDGTADVMAGSQDLGTGTRTILAQVAAEALGHRLDGVRAVLGDTESAPYAGNSWGSMTVASLAPAARMAAEDARRSLLEAAAGLLGVSPADLETKDGRVMVRDTDRSMSFAEVTGKLGNVMIQGHGSRGPNPQDMAIVTTGAQFAEVEVDVETGVVKVLRIVAVHDAGRIVNPTLAESQLEGGIIQGLGFALFEERRLDARWGLPLNVGLHDYKIPTLADIPAIDGHFLDGADPQANHAGVRGIAEPAIIPTAPAIAGAVADALGVEVHDLPLTPWRVLGAIVR, encoded by the coding sequence ATGACCGAGCCCAAGCGCCGCTTCATCAAGACCACGGTCGAGGTCGAAGGCCGCACCGAGGAGCGCGTGGTGGAGGTCCCGGCCTTCGAACCCGAGCCGTGGGGACCGGATGCCCCGCTCACGCACGTCGGTGCGCGTGCCCGACGCGCCGATGGCATGCGCAAGGCGACCGGGAATCCCGGCTACACCACCGACCTGCGCCGGCCGCATCAGGCGTACGCCGCGATCGTCCGCGCCACCACGCCGCGCGGCAAGGTGACGGAGATCGACGTGAGCGCCGCCCGCGCGCACCCCGGCGTGCTCGACGTGATCGTCCACGCCGACGTGCCGCCGCGCACGCGCCTCTTCTTCCCCGACATCACGTATGTCGGACAGCCGATCGCCGCGGTCTGTGCCGAGTCGCAGGAGGCCGCGGACGCCGCCGCACGACTGGTGCGCGCCACCGTCGAGACCGCCGCGTTCGCCGTCACCGTCGAGCAGGCGCTCGCCGCCGGCCCCGTGCGTCCGCGCATCGAGAGCAACCTCGCCGGCGGCAAGCCCGAGATCTCCGAACGCGGCGATGTCACGGCGGCGCTCGCCGCGGCCGAGGTCGTGATCACGCGCGAGATCACCACGCCCTGCGCGCTGCACAGCGCGATGGAACCGCACGCCGCGGTCGCCGAGTGGGAGGGCGGGAAGCTCACCATCTGGGAGAGCACGCAGGGCATCTTCCGGGTGCGCGACAACGTCGCCAAGGCGCTCGGTGTGCCGCTCACCGACGTGCGCGTGATCTGCGAGGCGATGGGTGGCGGCTTCGGCGCCAAGAACTTCGCTGGCGCGCACACCTACATCGCGGCCGTGCTCGCGAGACGCCTCGGTCGCCCCGTCATGTGCGCGGTGGACCGCGAGGGCGAGCAGATCGACACCGGCAACCGCCCGAGCTCCTGGCAGAAGGTCACGCTGGGCGCCACGAAGGACGGCCGCCTCGTCGCCATCGACCTCGAGGCGCGCGTCCCGCTCGGCGTGGGCGGGATGGAGGGCGGCCCGAGCGGGATCTTCCGCGAACTCTACGCCTGCCCCAACGTGCGCACGCATGAGACGTTCACGTACGTGAACACCGCGGCGATGGCGGCCTTCCGCGCGCCGGGTCATGCGGAAGGCTCGGTCGCGCTCGAGCTCGCGATGAACGCGCTCGCGAAAGAGCTCGCGCTCGACCCGCTCCTGCTCCGTACGCGCAACCTGGCGACACGCGACCAGCGGAAGGATCGCCCCTACACCGGCAACCGGCTCGCCGAGTGCTACGCCGAAGGGGCGCGCCGCTTCGGGTGGGACGGGCGCGCCGCCCTCAAGCCGCGGGCGAAGCATCTCAAGCGCGGCTTCGGCGTCGCGGCGCAGGTGTGGGCCACCGGCGGGGGCCCGCCCTGCTACTGCACCGTGCGCTTCAACAACGACGGCACCGCCGACGTGATGGCGGGCTCGCAGGACCTCGGCACCGGCACGCGCACGATCCTCGCGCAGGTCGCCGCCGAGGCGCTCGGCCATCGGCTCGACGGGGTGCGCGCCGTCCTCGGCGACACCGAGAGCGCGCCGTACGCCGGCAACTCGTGGGGCTCGATGACGGTCGCCTCGCTGGCGCCGGCGGCACGCATGGCCGCCGAGGACGCGCGCCGCTCGCTGCTCGAGGCCGCCGCCGGGCTCCTCGGCGTCTCCCCCGCCGACCTCGAGACGAAGGACGGCCGCGTGATGGTGCGCGACACCGACCGCTCCATGAGCTTCGCGGAAGTGACGGGCAAGCTCGGCAACGTGATGATCCAGGGGCACGGCTCGCGCGGGCCCAACCCGCAGGACATGGCGATCGTCACCACCGGCGCGCAGTTCGCCGAGGTGGAGGTCGATGTCGAGACCGGCGTGGTGAAGGTCCTGCGCATCGTCGCCGTGCACGACGCGGGACGCATCGTGAATCCCACGCTCGCCGAGTCGCAGCTCGAGGGCGGGATCATCCAGGGGCTCGGCTTCGCGCTCTTCGAGGAGCGGCGGCTCGACGCGCGGTGGGGTCTCCCGCTCAACGTCGGCCTGCACGACTACAAGATCCCGACCCTCGCCGACATCCCGGCGATCGACGGGCACTTCCTCGACGGCGCCGATCCGCAGGCGAACCACGCGGGCGTCCGCGGCATCGCCGAGCCGGCGATCATCCCCACCGCGCCGGCGATCGCGGGCGCCGTCGCCGACGCGCTCGGCGTCGAAGTGCACGATCTCCCGCTCACGCCGTGGCGGGTACTCGGCGCGATCGTGCGCTGA
- a CDS encoding (2Fe-2S)-binding protein — protein MPDVHLTVNGQPVTADPPGSATLLDLLRDTLALTGTKRACDRGECGACTVLVDGRPVYACLSLAHGCDGQEVRTIEGLGAPDAPHALQEAFVAEDAAQCGFCTPGQLMAAAALLSTNPDPTDDEVVAAMSGNLCRCGTYPKIVRAVRRAAATLRGPAA, from the coding sequence ATCCCTGACGTGCACCTCACCGTCAACGGCCAGCCCGTCACCGCGGACCCGCCGGGTTCCGCGACCCTGCTCGACCTCCTCCGCGACACGCTCGCGCTCACCGGCACCAAGCGCGCCTGCGATCGCGGGGAATGCGGAGCGTGCACGGTGCTCGTGGACGGACGCCCCGTGTACGCCTGCCTCTCCCTCGCCCACGGGTGCGACGGGCAGGAGGTGCGCACCATCGAGGGGCTCGGCGCGCCCGACGCGCCGCATGCGCTGCAGGAGGCCTTCGTCGCCGAGGACGCGGCGCAGTGCGGCTTCTGCACGCCGGGCCAGCTCATGGCCGCCGCCGCGCTGCTCTCAACCAATCCCGATCCCACCGACGACGAGGTCGTCGCGGCGATGAGCGGGAACCTCTGCCGCTGCGGCACCTATCCGAAGATCGTGCGGGCGGTCCGGCGCGCCGCGGCCACCCTCCGCGGACCCGCCGCATGA